One window of the Caminibacter pacificus genome contains the following:
- a CDS encoding NADH-quinone oxidoreductase subunit C codes for MVETLKRKVKSEIKERIEKFDLKEEKDEKGNIQLWLKIDKKDIVHMAQIIKDFGGRCVIISAYTNDEVPVLVYHFDIDGMLVNVEIKLPDNKVESITPILQSANWAEREFKEMYGIELIGHPNPKRLFLDESIAEGILKEYMPLSQAMNGAATCCMWERVEAQRHNDEY; via the coding sequence ATGGTTGAGACATTAAAAAGAAAAGTAAAAAGCGAAATAAAAGAACGAATAGAAAAGTTTGATTTAAAAGAAGAAAAAGACGAAAAAGGCAATATTCAGCTTTGGCTGAAAATTGATAAAAAAGATATAGTGCATATGGCACAGATAATAAAAGATTTCGGGGGAAGATGCGTAATTATTAGTGCATATACGAACGATGAAGTTCCTGTACTCGTTTATCATTTCGACATAGACGGAATGCTTGTAAACGTAGAAATAAAACTGCCTGATAACAAAGTAGAATCCATAACTCCTATTTTACAATCCGCAAATTGGGCCGAGAGAGAATTCAAAGAGATGTACGGTATCGAATTAATAGGTCATCCTAATCCTAAAAGATTATTTTTGGATGAAAGCATTGCTGAAGGAATATTAAAAGAATATATGCCTCTCTCACAAGCGATGAACGGAGCGGCTACGTGTTGTATGTGGGAGAGAGTAGAAGCACAAAGGCATAACGATGAGTACTAA
- a CDS encoding NAD(P)-binding domain-containing protein: MSLDKVFDIAIIGAGPGGIASTIEAKLKGIDKVIVLEKADNHSDMIRKFYKPGKRVDKDWQGKKFEFEGNVTFEECSKEEYLEQMEKKIQDAGVADKFKYNHHVYGVEKNGDGIFEIGADHELGVIQAKKVIVAIGRMGKPNKPAYKFPPKIRKRLNFNLDKVQPGEKVLVVGGGDTAGEYAYGLVDMDIGCDVTLNYRRPEIIRMNPTNKEIVERYIKEGKIHSRLGVDIENVEAVEVDGDYKVKVNYKDGTSEIFDRVVYALGGTSPVDFLKNCGINLNEWGEPEYNEETMETNVEGLYTIGDVVTSQGSIALAFNHAYRAINDIAKKL; the protein is encoded by the coding sequence ATGAGCCTGGATAAAGTGTTTGACATTGCAATTATCGGTGCGGGTCCTGGAGGAATCGCAAGCACTATCGAAGCTAAATTAAAAGGAATAGATAAAGTTATCGTTCTTGAAAAAGCTGACAATCACAGCGATATGATTAGAAAATTCTACAAACCGGGAAAAAGAGTTGATAAAGATTGGCAAGGTAAAAAATTCGAATTCGAAGGTAACGTAACTTTCGAAGAGTGCAGCAAAGAAGAATACCTTGAACAAATGGAGAAAAAAATCCAAGACGCAGGTGTAGCGGATAAATTCAAATACAATCACCACGTTTACGGAGTAGAAAAAAACGGTGACGGAATTTTCGAAATCGGTGCGGACCATGAACTTGGAGTAATCCAAGCTAAAAAAGTTATCGTAGCAATCGGAAGAATGGGTAAACCAAATAAACCAGCATATAAATTCCCTCCTAAAATCAGAAAAAGATTAAACTTCAACCTTGATAAAGTACAACCTGGTGAAAAAGTACTTGTTGTAGGTGGTGGTGATACTGCGGGTGAATATGCATACGGACTTGTAGATATGGATATCGGATGTGACGTAACTCTTAACTACAGAAGACCTGAAATTATCAGAATGAACCCTACAAACAAAGAAATCGTTGAAAGATACATCAAAGAAGGAAAAATCCATTCAAGACTCGGTGTAGATATCGAAAACGTAGAAGCTGTAGAAGTTGACGGAGATTACAAAGTAAAAGTAAACTACAAAGACGGAACAAGTGAAATTTTCGATAGAGTAGTTTATGCTCTTGGTGGAACAAGCCCAGTTGATTTCCTTAAAAACTGCGGAATCAATCTAAATGAATGGGGTGAGCCTGAATACAACGAAGAGACAATGGAAACAAACGTTGAAGGTCTTTACACAATCGGTGATGTCGTAACAAGCCAAGGAAGTATCGCTCTTGCATTCAACCACGCATACAGAGCAATCAACGACATCGCTAAAAAACTTTAA
- a CDS encoding CoB--CoM heterodisulfide reductase iron-sulfur subunit B family protein, producing MKYALYTGCTAKESTPELLKSTLEVAKVLGIEIEILEEASCCGASHLQDFDEFLAYVLNARNICLAEKRGLKLVTLCNTCQLMLENTKRKLDSDEEFREKVNEKLKEVGYEYKGTSKVQHFLYAILEDIGLEEISKHVKKPLNSKVAPFYGCHIIRPSKTHDGDNLNENPYKPDAIESLIKVLLGVPVDYESKIKCCGFHVDLQNTELSENLTANALLDANENGAEMIVTPCPLCHLNLDVKQKAAAKKVNKNLKMPVLHLPQLLGLAFGIDKEKLGLNHHIIPL from the coding sequence ATGAAATACGCTTTATATACGGGATGTACTGCAAAAGAGTCGACACCCGAGCTTTTGAAATCGACTCTTGAAGTGGCTAAAGTTTTGGGGATTGAAATTGAGATTTTGGAAGAAGCGAGTTGTTGTGGGGCGAGTCATTTACAAGATTTTGACGAATTTTTAGCTTATGTATTAAATGCAAGAAATATATGTTTAGCGGAAAAAAGAGGTTTAAAATTAGTGACGTTATGCAATACTTGTCAGCTGATGCTTGAAAACACAAAAAGAAAACTCGATAGTGATGAAGAGTTTAGAGAAAAAGTAAATGAAAAATTAAAAGAAGTAGGATACGAATATAAAGGAACGAGTAAAGTTCAGCACTTTTTATATGCAATTTTGGAAGATATCGGTCTTGAAGAGATTTCAAAACATGTAAAAAAACCGCTTAATTCCAAAGTTGCACCTTTTTACGGCTGCCATATAATCAGACCATCAAAAACTCATGACGGAGACAATTTAAACGAAAATCCGTACAAACCTGACGCGATTGAGAGTTTGATAAAAGTTTTATTAGGGGTACCTGTTGATTATGAGAGTAAAATCAAGTGCTGCGGATTTCATGTCGATTTGCAAAACACCGAACTTAGTGAAAACTTAACGGCAAATGCGTTACTTGATGCAAATGAAAACGGTGCCGAAATGATAGTTACGCCTTGTCCTTTGTGTCATTTGAATCTTGATGTAAAACAAAAAGCGGCGGCTAAAAAAGTAAACAAAAACTTAAAAATGCCGGTATTGCATTTACCTCAATTGTTAGGTTTGGCTTTTGGAATAGATAAAGAAAAGTTAGGATTAAACCATCATATTATCCCTCTTTGA
- a CDS encoding nickel-dependent hydrogenase large subunit, with the protein MSTKIPIGPFHIGLEEPIYFKIDLKGETVVNVDMINGFVHRGIEYLVMQKNFFQNLILTERVCALCSNNHPFTYVMAVEKIAGIEVSRRANYLRVVADEVKRVASHMFNLSMLAHLIGFHSLMTQTMEAREIMQDVKESIWGNRMDMSANTLSGVKYDLDEGQIEFILNKLDELEKQTDELIDIYFNNKLVKARTVNVGVLPKEDALRLGVTGPTARGSGVNNDVRVKAPYAAYDELKPTVMLEENGDVYSRMKVRWREVKESIRLIRKALNNLPEGPVVTQKRPHIPAGEAVTRTEAPRGELIYYLKTNGTQRPQRMRWRVPTYMNWEALRVMIPGNKLSDVAVIFNSIDPCISCTER; encoded by the coding sequence ATGAGTACTAAAATACCTATAGGACCGTTTCATATAGGACTTGAAGAACCTATATATTTTAAAATAGATTTAAAAGGGGAAACGGTAGTAAATGTAGATATGATAAACGGTTTTGTTCATAGAGGTATAGAATATCTTGTGATGCAAAAAAACTTTTTTCAAAACTTGATTTTAACTGAAAGAGTATGTGCTTTATGTTCGAACAATCACCCTTTTACTTACGTAATGGCTGTTGAGAAGATAGCGGGAATCGAAGTGAGTAGAAGAGCTAATTATTTAAGAGTTGTAGCGGATGAAGTAAAACGTGTAGCTTCTCATATGTTCAATTTATCGATGCTTGCGCACCTAATAGGTTTTCATTCTTTAATGACCCAAACTATGGAAGCAAGAGAAATTATGCAAGACGTTAAAGAGTCTATTTGGGGAAATAGAATGGATATGAGCGCCAATACTTTAAGCGGTGTTAAATATGATTTGGACGAAGGGCAAATCGAGTTTATTTTGAATAAATTAGATGAGCTTGAAAAACAAACGGATGAATTGATAGATATCTATTTTAATAATAAATTGGTAAAAGCAAGAACCGTTAATGTCGGTGTTTTACCAAAAGAAGACGCGCTCAGACTCGGAGTGACGGGTCCGACTGCCAGAGGTAGCGGAGTTAATAACGACGTAAGAGTTAAAGCTCCTTATGCTGCGTATGACGAACTAAAACCTACCGTGATGTTAGAAGAGAACGGAGATGTTTATTCTCGTATGAAAGTAAGATGGAGGGAGGTAAAAGAATCTATCAGGCTTATAAGAAAAGCGCTAAACAATCTTCCGGAAGGTCCGGTTGTTACGCAAAAAAGACCTCATATTCCCGCAGGGGAAGCTGTTACAAGAACCGAAGCTCCAAGAGGAGAGCTTATTTATTATCTAAAAACAAACGGAACACAAAGACCTCAAAGAATGCGCTGGAGAGTCCCTACTTATATGAATTGGGAAGCGTTAAGAGTGATGATTCCGGGTAATAAACTAAGTGATGTTGCGGTTATTTTTAACAGTATCGATCCTTGTATTTCATGTACGGAACGCTAA
- a CDS encoding succinate dehydrogenase/fumarate reductase iron-sulfur subunit, protein MEVTFKVYRFNPEFDDKPHYDEYKLEMGEDSVILDALNKIKWEIDGSLSYRRSCRHGICGSCAIKLNGKNVLACKTPIKEAVEQFGNVLIVEPLSKKKEKVIKDLVIDKKDFWDKNAKVKPYLIAEIDEHPTSENLIPPKLVELLEDADYCIACGCCYYTCETIRGGDTEFLGPQALAKTYRFTADVRDEAKKERLELVNELGIGVWDCVKCQGCIEVCPKGVDPFTKITHLHNQIFEEGVAKKNVATKHAEGFVHSIKKHGILDEGMLVLYSEGVNVVRHLPEAIAMFAKGKIKLPWQMPKSKGLDEIQKLIEISQTHELKD, encoded by the coding sequence ATGGAAGTTACGTTTAAAGTATATAGATTTAATCCCGAATTTGACGATAAACCTCATTATGACGAATATAAACTCGAAATGGGTGAAGATAGTGTGATTTTGGACGCTTTGAATAAAATAAAATGGGAAATAGACGGCAGTTTGAGTTATAGGAGAAGTTGTAGACACGGTATTTGCGGAAGTTGTGCGATAAAACTTAACGGCAAAAACGTACTTGCGTGTAAAACTCCTATAAAAGAAGCTGTGGAGCAGTTCGGTAATGTTTTGATTGTGGAACCTTTAAGTAAGAAAAAAGAAAAAGTTATAAAAGATTTAGTAATCGATAAAAAAGATTTTTGGGATAAAAACGCAAAAGTTAAGCCGTATCTGATAGCGGAAATAGACGAACATCCGACAAGTGAAAATCTGATTCCTCCTAAACTCGTGGAGTTATTGGAAGATGCGGATTATTGTATTGCTTGCGGTTGCTGTTATTATACGTGCGAGACGATACGAGGCGGTGATACGGAGTTTTTAGGACCTCAGGCTCTTGCTAAAACTTATAGATTTACCGCTGATGTAAGAGATGAAGCTAAAAAAGAGAGATTGGAACTTGTAAACGAGCTTGGTATCGGGGTTTGGGATTGTGTTAAATGTCAGGGTTGTATTGAGGTGTGTCCTAAAGGAGTCGATCCGTTTACTAAAATTACACATTTACATAATCAAATCTTTGAGGAGGGAGTCGCTAAGAAAAACGTAGCTACTAAACACGCCGAAGGATTCGTTCATTCGATTAAAAAACACGGAATTTTGGATGAGGGAATGCTTGTATTATATAGTGAAGGCGTAAACGTAGTAAGACATCTTCCGGAAGCTATAGCAATGTTTGCGAAAGGAAAAATTAAACTTCCTTGGCAAATGCCGAAAAGTAAAGGTTTGGATGAAATTCAAAAACTTATAGAAATTTCTCAAACTCATGAGTTAAAGGATTGA
- a CDS encoding NAD(P)-dependent oxidoreductase has product MKKHYRVIPRKIQRKREPHERVKDFEPVYHEFTPEEAIEQAKRCITCPIDILRGLESEFSFCRTGCPLNNYIPQWIREYRNGNLQKAFELSNETSPFPEILGRICPHDNLCQGACTIAKTEHGSVTIGAIEVFISEEGFKQGLKPYYGEDKKRKKRVAIIGSGPAGMSCATFLLRGGVNVEIFEKSDRPGGLLTYGIPNFKLHKDVVFRRFEWMKEAGLKLHLNHPILTEEEFEKLVNEFDAVFIGVGAPSGRGARMENEDANGVYHVMDVLTHAQKRVFKDFDDCILKDKRVVVLGGGDSAMDAVRTAIRSGAKEVTCVYRRDEANMPGSKKEVINAKEEGVKFMFYTAPKAVKVDENKNVIGIVCQKTELGEPDSSGRRRVQVVEGSDFEIPCDIIILALGFDNVKFPWYEHAGIETDKWGCPIVNDKKQTTNPKVYAGGDAVRGADLVVTAARDGRDAAYAILEQFGLKD; this is encoded by the coding sequence ATGAAAAAGCATTATAGAGTTATTCCAAGAAAAATCCAAAGAAAAAGAGAACCTCATGAAAGAGTAAAAGATTTCGAACCGGTATATCATGAATTTACCCCTGAAGAAGCTATTGAACAGGCGAAAAGATGTATTACGTGCCCTATTGATATTTTGAGAGGACTTGAGAGTGAGTTTAGTTTTTGTAGAACGGGATGTCCTTTAAATAACTATATTCCTCAATGGATTAGGGAATATAGAAACGGTAATTTACAAAAAGCTTTCGAACTTAGTAATGAAACTTCTCCTTTTCCTGAAATTTTGGGAAGAATTTGTCCTCATGATAATCTTTGTCAAGGAGCGTGTACTATTGCAAAAACCGAGCACGGTAGCGTTACAATCGGAGCTATTGAAGTATTTATCAGCGAAGAAGGTTTTAAACAAGGACTGAAACCTTATTATGGAGAGGATAAAAAAAGAAAAAAAAGAGTGGCGATTATCGGTAGCGGTCCTGCCGGAATGAGTTGCGCTACTTTTCTTTTAAGAGGCGGTGTAAACGTTGAAATTTTTGAAAAATCGGATAGACCAGGAGGTCTTTTAACTTATGGTATTCCTAATTTCAAACTCCATAAAGACGTTGTATTTAGAAGATTTGAGTGGATGAAAGAGGCAGGATTGAAACTCCATTTGAATCATCCTATCTTAACTGAAGAAGAATTTGAAAAATTAGTAAACGAGTTTGATGCGGTATTTATCGGAGTGGGTGCTCCAAGCGGTAGGGGTGCGAGAATGGAAAACGAAGACGCAAACGGTGTTTATCATGTAATGGATGTACTCACACATGCTCAAAAAAGAGTATTTAAAGATTTTGACGATTGCATTTTAAAAGATAAAAGAGTAGTGGTACTTGGGGGTGGAGATAGTGCGATGGATGCAGTCAGAACCGCTATTAGAAGCGGTGCTAAGGAAGTGACTTGCGTTTATAGAAGAGACGAAGCTAATATGCCGGGAAGTAAAAAAGAGGTTATTAACGCAAAAGAAGAGGGTGTTAAATTTATGTTTTATACCGCTCCTAAAGCCGTAAAAGTCGATGAAAACAAAAACGTTATAGGAATCGTTTGTCAAAAAACGGAGCTCGGAGAGCCGGATAGTAGCGGTAGAAGAAGAGTTCAGGTGGTTGAAGGAAGCGATTTTGAAATTCCTTGTGATATAATTATCTTAGCACTCGGATTTGATAACGTGAAGTTTCCTTGGTACGAACATGCCGGTATTGAAACGGATAAGTGGGGGTGTCCGATTGTTAATGATAAAAAACAGACCACTAATCCGAAAGTGTATGCCGGCGGAGATGCCGTAAGAGGCGCCGATTTGGTAGTTACCGCCGCAAGAGACGGTAGAGACGCCGCTTATGCGATATTAGAACAATTCGGATTAAAGGATTAA
- a CDS encoding FAD-dependent oxidoreductase codes for MVAVYKSDVVIVGAGLAGLAAARELVKNGKTVTVLTKLHPLRSHSGAAQGGINAALADDDDVELHIFDTIKGSDYLADQDAVELMCEKAPETIRWIERMGAVFSRREDGRIAQRPFGGQSRPRACFAKDRTGLTLLQTMYEQCVRENVLMLDEWYVADVLYDGKKAYGVVAYNLRDMTPAIFNAKAVMFATGGYARAFKINSNAHANTGDGLSILARRGIPLEDMEFVQFHPTGLAGSGILMSEAARGEGGRLFNRNGERFMEKYAPEKMELAPRDVVSRAIMKEIIEGRGATEDPFAVYLDLTHLGEKKINERLPELRDLALTFLGRDMVKEPILISATAHYSMGGIPVDINGHVKKSPNELTEGLYAAGECACVSVHGANRLGANSLLEALFYGRWVGNSILKDLDSLSFKEAKPDEAVVMLDEVEKLLNSNGDERVSQIRNELQETMTTKVGVFREEKTMIEAKNKLKELRERFKHIKLDDKSKMYNTDLQEAIELGHMLDYALFIVEGAINRKESRGAHYREDYPKRDDKNYLKHTFGYLKGDDIEIEYGDVKITKYEPQERKY; via the coding sequence ATGGTGGCTGTTTATAAAAGTGATGTTGTTATAGTAGGAGCGGGGCTTGCTGGGCTTGCAGCCGCAAGAGAGCTCGTAAAAAACGGTAAAACCGTAACGGTTTTGACAAAACTTCATCCTTTACGTTCCCACTCCGGAGCCGCTCAAGGCGGTATCAACGCCGCACTCGCGGATGACGACGATGTTGAACTTCATATTTTCGATACTATCAAAGGTAGTGATTATTTAGCCGACCAAGACGCTGTCGAGCTTATGTGTGAAAAAGCACCTGAGACGATTAGATGGATTGAGAGAATGGGTGCCGTTTTCAGTAGAAGAGAAGACGGTCGAATCGCACAAAGGCCGTTTGGTGGGCAAAGCAGACCAAGAGCATGTTTTGCAAAAGACAGAACGGGACTAACCCTACTTCAAACTATGTACGAACAGTGTGTTAGAGAAAACGTTTTGATGCTTGATGAATGGTATGTGGCTGATGTGTTATATGACGGAAAGAAAGCTTATGGAGTAGTGGCATATAATCTAAGAGATATGACTCCTGCTATCTTTAATGCAAAAGCCGTAATGTTCGCGACGGGAGGATATGCAAGAGCTTTTAAAATCAACTCAAACGCTCATGCGAATACGGGAGACGGACTTTCAATATTGGCAAGAAGAGGTATTCCTCTTGAAGATATGGAATTCGTACAGTTTCACCCTACGGGACTTGCCGGAAGCGGTATTTTAATGAGTGAAGCGGCAAGAGGAGAAGGCGGTAGGCTGTTTAATAGAAACGGTGAAAGATTTATGGAAAAATATGCTCCGGAAAAAATGGAACTTGCGCCGCGTGATGTTGTAAGTAGAGCTATTATGAAAGAAATTATTGAAGGAAGAGGTGCAACAGAAGATCCTTTTGCCGTATATCTCGATCTGACGCACTTAGGAGAAAAGAAAATCAACGAAAGACTTCCCGAACTTAGAGATTTGGCACTGACTTTCTTAGGGCGTGATATGGTAAAAGAGCCAATTTTAATCTCAGCAACCGCTCACTATTCGATGGGTGGAATTCCTGTTGATATTAACGGACACGTAAAAAAATCTCCTAACGAACTTACAGAAGGACTTTATGCTGCCGGTGAGTGTGCTTGTGTGAGTGTGCACGGAGCAAATAGGCTTGGAGCGAACTCGTTGCTTGAAGCTCTGTTTTACGGAAGATGGGTAGGAAATTCTATATTAAAAGACCTTGATTCGTTGAGTTTTAAAGAAGCTAAGCCGGATGAAGCGGTGGTGATGCTTGATGAAGTAGAAAAACTTTTGAATTCTAACGGCGATGAAAGAGTCTCACAAATAAGAAACGAATTGCAAGAGACAATGACGACTAAAGTAGGTGTTTTTAGAGAAGAAAAGACTATGATAGAGGCCAAAAATAAACTTAAAGAGTTAAGAGAGAGATTCAAACATATAAAACTTGACGATAAAAGCAAAATGTATAATACCGACCTACAAGAAGCTATAGAACTCGGGCATATGCTCGATTACGCACTATTTATCGTCGAAGGGGCTATTAACAGAAAAGAATCAAGAGGAGCTCATTATAGAGAAGATTATCCGAAAAGAGACGACAAAAATTATTTAAAACATACTTTCGGATATTTAAAAGGTGATGATATTGAAATTGAATACGGCGATGTGAAAATCACCAAATACGAGCCTCAAGAGAGAAAATATTAA
- a CDS encoding phosphatase, with amino-acid sequence MIAIDLGSNTIRIVKWDCKTNEKIAEFEKIIKTADKLIQTKVISDEAIERIIQAINEAKEKMDFNDKIVAVATEALRLAKNANEVIKKVKEATGVEFRVITPEEEATYTTIAVENCLNKCGYDAKEFFLVDIGGGSTELILKHKDTILSQSYKIGIVTFTQKYKTPDAIKFAVKKEVAKFKDFIDLAFNTYRKPKIFTASSGTPTSIAALKKGMNYKTYDPKRINGTIVTPEDLDYWLEKLMKMEMKKREELVGVGRGDLIVSGIMIFREIFKITKYKECVVCDDGVREGVAISACKEA; translated from the coding sequence ATGATAGCTATTGATTTAGGAAGCAATACCATAAGAATAGTAAAATGGGATTGTAAAACAAACGAAAAAATTGCCGAATTCGAAAAAATAATCAAAACAGCAGATAAACTAATTCAAACGAAAGTGATTTCTGATGAGGCAATTGAGAGAATTATTCAGGCTATTAACGAAGCAAAAGAAAAAATGGATTTTAACGATAAAATCGTAGCGGTAGCTACCGAAGCGTTGAGACTTGCGAAAAATGCTAATGAGGTTATCAAAAAAGTAAAAGAAGCTACCGGTGTTGAATTTAGAGTGATAACTCCCGAAGAAGAGGCTACATATACCACTATTGCGGTTGAAAATTGCCTAAATAAATGCGGATATGACGCAAAAGAGTTTTTCTTAGTCGATATCGGAGGAGGCAGTACCGAGCTTATTTTAAAACACAAAGATACGATTCTTTCTCAAAGCTATAAAATAGGAATCGTTACGTTTACTCAAAAATACAAAACTCCCGACGCTATTAAATTTGCAGTAAAAAAAGAGGTTGCAAAATTTAAAGATTTTATCGATTTGGCGTTTAATACGTATAGAAAACCGAAAATTTTCACGGCAAGCAGCGGGACTCCTACATCAATCGCCGCTTTGAAAAAAGGTATGAATTATAAAACTTACGACCCTAAAAGAATAAACGGGACAATCGTAACTCCTGAAGATTTGGATTATTGGCTTGAGAAGCTTATGAAAATGGAGATGAAAAAACGTGAAGAGCTTGTAGGTGTCGGTAGAGGTGATTTGATTGTAAGCGGGATTATGATTTTTAGAGAAATATTCAAAATTACAAAATACAAAGAGTGCGTGGTGTGTGATGACGGTGTTAGAGAAGGTGTTGCGATAAGCGCATGCAAAGAGGCCTAA
- the hypA gene encoding hydrogenase maturation nickel metallochaperone HypA — translation MHELSIIQSMMKIVEKASNGKEVEKIVVKIGKMSGVEPYFLKESFDVFKENTVCKNAEMEIVEVDIKIECYSCGEISKVEGFDFRCPKCQSGKTKIISGEELYIDYIEIKE, via the coding sequence ATGCATGAACTATCAATCATTCAATCGATGATGAAAATAGTTGAAAAAGCGAGTAACGGTAAAGAAGTAGAAAAAATTGTAGTCAAAATAGGGAAAATGAGTGGAGTCGAGCCCTATTTTTTGAAAGAGAGCTTTGATGTTTTTAAAGAAAACACTGTTTGTAAAAACGCCGAAATGGAGATTGTTGAGGTGGATATAAAGATTGAATGTTACTCTTGCGGAGAAATTAGCAAGGTTGAAGGATTCGATTTTAGATGTCCTAAATGTCAAAGCGGAAAAACCAAAATAATTTCCGGCGAAGAATTATATATAGACTATATTGAGATAAAGGAGTAA
- a CDS encoding 4Fe-4S dicluster domain-containing protein encodes MANKFIFADATKCIGCLNCELACAASHMGVDLEQAYEMGLKGMELIHRNTVLKVANLTAPMQCMQCEDAPCVKACPIDIIKYENNYVKIYEEDCIGCRSCAIVCPFGAIVMAKSESQNVSGLVALKCDLCGGVEGEQACVNVCPTDALELIDYDEYKIRKQKAAFERLNQHA; translated from the coding sequence ATGGCTAATAAGTTTATATTTGCGGATGCTACTAAATGTATAGGATGTCTCAATTGCGAACTTGCGTGTGCGGCGAGTCATATGGGAGTGGATTTGGAACAAGCTTATGAAATGGGACTTAAAGGTATGGAGCTTATACATAGAAATACAGTATTGAAAGTTGCGAATTTAACAGCACCTATGCAATGTATGCAGTGTGAGGATGCTCCGTGCGTTAAAGCATGTCCGATCGATATTATTAAATACGAAAACAATTACGTAAAAATATACGAAGAAGATTGTATCGGGTGTAGAAGCTGTGCTATCGTATGTCCTTTCGGTGCTATAGTTATGGCAAAAAGCGAATCTCAAAACGTTTCGGGACTTGTAGCCTTGAAATGCGACTTATGCGGAGGCGTTGAAGGAGAGCAGGCATGTGTAAATGTTTGTCCTACGGATGCTCTTGAACTAATAGATTACGACGAATATAAAATAAGAAAACAAAAAGCGGCATTTGAGAGACTAAACCAACATGCATGA
- a CDS encoding glutamate-5-semialdehyde dehydrogenase, with amino-acid sequence MEEVLQKVKEASRVVATLNSGIKRKVLNEMADALEKNAKSIIEANKKDLDYAKEANLSNALIDRLLLDEKRIKAMADSLRDIAKLKDPVGKIIDGWKLDNGLEIQKVKIPIGVIGIIYESRPNVTSDAAGLCFMSGNACILKGGKEAFHSNSVIIEILRYVLEKNSLPEDIVSLLPDYSRSGVEWLIKQDKYVDLIIPRGGEKLIKFVSENSKVPVVKHDKGLCHVYIHENANLKDGAKIALNAKVQRPGVCNAMETLLVDRKIAGEFLPVIKEMMEKEGVELRGCEITLEYIDIKPATEEDWHTEYLDKILSIRVVDGLEDAIEHIEKYGSGHSDSIVTDNLKAAEEFLNRVDSACVYVNASTRFTDGGVFGFGAEVGISTNKLHARGPMGIDDLTTYKYKIIGNGQVRE; translated from the coding sequence ATGGAAGAAGTGTTACAAAAAGTAAAAGAGGCAAGTAGAGTAGTAGCGACTCTTAATAGCGGAATTAAAAGAAAAGTATTAAACGAAATGGCCGATGCGCTTGAAAAAAACGCTAAATCCATTATTGAAGCCAATAAAAAAGACCTTGATTACGCAAAAGAAGCAAATCTCTCAAACGCTTTAATAGATAGATTGCTGCTTGATGAAAAAAGAATAAAAGCTATGGCCGACTCTTTAAGAGATATAGCGAAATTAAAAGACCCGGTAGGAAAAATAATCGATGGGTGGAAACTTGATAACGGGCTTGAAATTCAAAAAGTAAAAATTCCTATCGGTGTGATAGGTATCATTTACGAATCAAGACCGAACGTAACAAGTGACGCTGCGGGGCTATGTTTTATGAGTGGTAACGCATGTATTTTAAAAGGTGGAAAAGAGGCTTTTCATTCCAACAGCGTTATTATAGAAATTTTAAGATACGTACTTGAGAAAAATTCGCTTCCAGAAGATATAGTCTCACTTCTTCCGGATTATAGCAGAAGCGGAGTGGAATGGCTTATCAAACAAGATAAATACGTAGATTTGATAATACCAAGAGGTGGAGAGAAGTTAATCAAATTCGTAAGTGAAAACAGCAAAGTACCGGTTGTAAAACATGATAAAGGATTGTGTCATGTTTATATTCATGAAAACGCTAATTTAAAAGACGGCGCGAAAATAGCATTAAATGCAAAAGTCCAAAGACCGGGTGTTTGTAATGCGATGGAGACGCTTTTGGTCGATAGAAAAATAGCGGGAGAGTTTTTGCCTGTTATTAAAGAGATGATGGAAAAAGAGGGTGTAGAGCTTAGAGGCTGCGAAATAACTCTTGAATATATCGATATCAAACCGGCAACCGAAGAAGATTGGCATACCGAATATCTTGATAAGATTCTTTCGATAAGAGTAGTTGACGGGCTTGAAGATGCGATAGAACATATTGAAAAATACGGCTCGGGACATAGCGATTCTATTGTCACTGATAATCTAAAAGCTGCGGAGGAGTTTTTGAATAGAGTGGATAGTGCTTGCGTTTATGTTAACGCATCTACGAGATTTACCGACGGAGGAGTTTTCGGATTCGGAGCGGAGGTAGGTATCTCTACAAATAAACTTCACGCAAGAGGTCCTATGGGGATTGATGACTTAACTACGTATAAATATAAAATCATAGGAAACGGACAGGTTAGGGAGTAA